The sequence below is a genomic window from Proteus vulgaris.
AATAGCTACTAATGCCGACGAGAAGGAATTTAGTCGGCATCATTATTTTATTATTTATACTATAAAATAGAATAGTAACAGTAATAATAGATTATAATTTATGCATGTTAAATTTTAAGGTAATAAGTATGGATACTAATAAAACTGAAAATAAAGTGGTGGGAAAGGGAATATTAATGGCATTTTGGGTGGGAGGATTGGTTGTTGCAGGATTACTTATCTACAATGAACTAAGCTCACATTCTAATTCAGGTGGTTGGTCAAGCTTATCCAGAGCCATAACAGCGGCTTTTATTATTTTGGGTGCTGGGTTCTATTGTTTTATCTGTTTTTTTATTGCATTAAATGAATGGTTAGATAATCGTAAAAATGAATACGTTAATATAGTGAGAGTTAAAATAGCCTTAATACTGCATGGCTTAGTTTCTATAGTTGTAGGGCTACTTGCTTCACCATTATTATTTAAGTGATATTAGCTTAATGAAACAAGCTGAGATAGATGTGAACAAAAAAACAGCTATTGATTAATAACAGTCTGATGTATGTACTCGTTGAAACTGATTAAGTGACATGGGATTAAATAATTTTAGTCTGAAAAAACAGTTAAATAGAGTTAAAGAGACTTGGATCTGTTGTAATGAAAAATGATATCAATAATGATTTTTAATAAAAAAGCCCAATGTGGCGGCATTGGGCTTAGTGACTCGAATAGATGGGTATAAAAAAACTATTAGAGATCGCTATAAATGTAGTGAATTTTCATTTTATAAATTAACAATAAATGCTTTTTTTTTAGTAAAAAGTGCTTTTGCACCTTATGTCGTCCAGTTTTAAGACAAATTGACGTTTTTTCATTCTTTTTTGTCAATCGGGCTTTTGTAGATCCACTTGTTTTTTTACTTTTTGCTATGTGAATAGATAGGCGATGTTCTCTTTATCAATACTTGGTAGATAACGATAAGCTGATTATAATCAAGAATTAATAAACTCTTTTATCGAGTATTCCTTGTAAAATTGAAGATGTAACATGAATAAAAACAATAAATTATTTATTACAGAACAACAAAAAATAATGTGTGAAAAATATGATGTTTCACCTCAAGAACCTGAAGAAATGGTCGCGATTGCTCTAGATAACTTAAGTGGTAATCCTATTTATGGAACTCGTATAAAACAATCAGAAGGCGATACTATAAGTTGGTTTTTTTATTGTGAGAAATATTGTGCAAGAAATGATTTTTATCAACCATTACATACAGAACATTTGGAAGAACTGCTACCTGAAGTAATAAATTACCTTTATTTACCAGAAGGGTATAATTTTATTATTGATAGAGAAGGATATGAAGATGTTTGGTTTGAAGAGACAAATTAAATAAGTATTTATCATTATTTTATAATTTTTAGACTAAGTAGATTTACATTTTATATATATTCTTATGCATTGAAATTTATAACTATGTTAAGAGTACACTAATATAAAAATGTTAAGTTATTTTAAAAATTAAAAATATTAATTGATATTGGTCTTGTTTTTAACATAAAGACAATGACAGGCAGGTCGGTTTGGGTAAATATCATAAGAGCATTTAACTCACAATTAATAAGGAAGGTAGCTATTTATGTTTCCAGAATATCGTGATTTAATTTCAAAACTTCGCCAAACTGATCCTCATTTTCGTGCTCTTTTTGAACAACATAACGAACTTGACCATAAAATTGTTAGATTAGAGCATAAAGACAGAAGAGGATATGGTGAAGAAGTTGTTGAGCTAAAAAAACAAAAATTAAAACTGAAAGAGGAAATTCATCAAATCCTCAAAAATCCACCGGAAGAAGAGTGAGTAATAAAAAATAATTACTCTATAAATACATAAAGATGCAGAAACCATCCAACTAAAAAGGGATGGTTTTTCGTTTTTAGAAAAACAGTTTATTTTTGAATGAAAAATTATATAAACCAAATGGTTTTATTTATAAAAAAGGCTACATTGTAGCCTTTTAACTGTCTAGGTTCTAAAAATAATAATGATAATTTAGTTATGTATTATGTCAAAATTCGTCTTTCCAAAGCACATCAAAATGATGTAAGTTTATTTTATAAACAGCTCTAACATTATCATTAATATAATGTTTATAAATATTTTCGTCAGAAAAATAAGTAGACACAGCTAACTCACATTCTGATGATATTTTTCGTGGTGCATCAATAATTTTTGAGGACAAATTATCTTGTTGGAGTTGTTGCTGAAGTTTTTTTACAGCATATTGTTCATGAAAAAGAAATAAGTAGTTATGCATCATTTTTGCTAATTCCATTATCTTTTGCTTTATTTACAGCATAGGTATAAATAGCAGCAACAATGACAGCAAACAATAAACCAATAACAACAACTAGTTTACCATTATCCGTAACACCAGCAGGACTTGAGGCATAAGAGAAGTTATGAGCAAAAGCGGCTCCTACTAACATACCCATGACGCTTACAGCAGCGTCTGAGTTACCTTGACCAGCATTAGCTAGTTGTCGTAATGGGCAACCCGTAATGAGAACACCACATAAGCCTACAAGTACCATAGAGAGAAAATTCCATAGTCCATCGCTGTGGGCTATAGGTTGATTTTCAAAACCAAGGTTAAACTTGCCTAAATAAAGATTACCTAAAAAAACAACAAGTGTTAATGCGATTACACCAAACGCCATATTATAGTTACGTGATAAAAATACATGCTTTGCCATTCCAATAAAGCAGAATCTTGTGCGCTGAATAATAAAACCAATAATAAGTCCTGCGATAATAGACATCCACACTGGCGCATGACTTGCTCCAGGGCCTTTTACACTGGCATTGAATATATCACTGTTCCATAAGAATAAAGCAAATAGGAATACACATATAATAGGTAAAATAAAACCTTCTATAGGGGATTGGCGATAATTTCTTGGGAGAGAAAATCCTTTTTTAACAAATAAGCTACCTATGCCGATCCCTATTATTAATCCAACTAATCCTATTACAGCATTCAAATCACCGGCACCGATACGAAGTACCATTCTTAATGGGCACCCTAAAAAAACTAAACAGCCTGCCATCATTAGAAAGCCTAGTGTAAAACGAATAATAGGTGCAGAGCCTGCTTTTGATTGAAATTCTTTGAAGATAAGAGCTGCAACAAAAGAGCCAAGAATAAAACCGAATATTTCAGGGCGAAGATATTGAACTGTTTCGGTGTGATGTAAGCCCATACCTCCTGCGCTATCGCGAATAAAACAAGCCACACACACACCCATATTAGGTGGGTTTCCGTTAATGCCGAGAAGTAACGCGATAGCACCAATAACAAATCCAGATAGAATTAAAACCCATTTTATAGACATTAAATGCCTCCGTTGATGGGGGAGTCCCCCTGACTAATAGAACCTATTAAGTACGGAGCAACTATATATAAGAATAACGTATGATTCTTTTATATAGATCACGTCAAAATTAATAAAATAAATAATATTAAGTTTTACAATTTAAGAGTGTTAATTTAATTGGCAATAAGTTAATTATTATTTAAATAACTTATTGCTAATAATGAAGGATGGAAGTTGACTTTTATAAGTCGGTTAATTTAATTATTTATCTCTTTTTTCCATTTTTTATATGCATTTGTAATTACTGGTGCAATTTTGTCATAATTATCCCATGAGTTTTCAACGTAATATGAAGAAGAGAGCCCCTGAGCTAGAACACGCTCGAAATCTTCGAAATAGTTATTATTTTCTGATTCGTAATAATGTTGTGTAAAAGCATATCCTTCATCACTCAAATCATCACTAATAAATTTTTCGTCGCAAACTTGGATAAGAAATGCAAGACCATCCATTTCTCTTTTACGTACCATTTCTAACTCTTCAATTGCATCTTCTTGTAGATCTTCACTTTCTAAATTGTTTTCAATAATCCAAGTCAAATAGAATCCTATATGTATACCTCCATTTTCAGGTGGTAGGTCATCAGGAAAATCACCATAAGCGTGCCAGTCGATTCTATCAATTGCCATTTTCTACCTATATTAGTCAGTGGAGATAATTTGATTATAGCGTGTATTATCGATATACAAATAGTAGTATTACTATAAAAATCAAATTACTAGTGAGTAAGAATAATATATTTATTTAAGAATAATAAATCAATATGTTAAATAATTCTGAAAATAGCAGGCTAATTTCAATTATCATATTTTGATTTTGTTTGTTATTTTAATCATTATTAGATGATATTTTATTTTTTAATTAAGATAATACTTATCCCTCTTTTGTTTTTATTTGAGATAATGCTGACTTAAGAAAAATAATGGAAGTTACTTTCTAACTGTTAAAAATACTTAAAGGATATTTATGAAAAAGCTTATTCTAGCATTGGGTCTATTATCAATTTCTTCTATCGCTGTTTCTGCTGATTTATCTAAAGCATGTGAAGATTATTTTAAAGAAACTGACTCTTATGTTGAGTTAATGGCAAAAAACGATGCAACTAAAGCTCAAGCAGAAGCGATGAAAGCGCAATATGCTCAAGCTAAAGAACAATTTGCAGCATTACCTAAAGATGTTCAAGAAAGTACTTGTAAACAAGCTTTAGATTCTTTAGAGCAAATGAAAAAAATGTCAGCAGCTCAATAAAATTTATTTTGTTGCTATAAGCCTTATAACTTCAATTGTTATAAGGCTTTTTTTGAGTAAAAAACAAAAATATTCCCTATATTGTATTATTTTTCATTTTCTTTCTATTTTTATTTATTCTTCTTACTTTAATTTTTATTTATTTGATGTTAATTTAAAATGCCTTCTCTAAGAAAGAGTATTAATAATGAATATTGTAGTCTATATTGCAACAAGTTTAGATGGTTATATTGCTGATAAACAAGGTAACATTGATTGGCTTACCAATATT
It includes:
- a CDS encoding DUF465 domain-containing protein, with amino-acid sequence MFPEYRDLISKLRQTDPHFRALFEQHNELDHKIVRLEHKDRRGYGEEVVELKKQKLKLKEEIHQILKNPPEEE
- a CDS encoding putative Se/S carrier-like protein; its protein translation is MELAKMMHNYLFLFHEQYAVKKLQQQLQQDNLSSKIIDAPRKISSECELAVSTYFSDENIYKHYINDNVRAVYKINLHHFDVLWKDEF
- the yedE gene encoding YedE family putative selenium transporter yields the protein MSIKWVLILSGFVIGAIALLLGINGNPPNMGVCVACFIRDSAGGMGLHHTETVQYLRPEIFGFILGSFVAALIFKEFQSKAGSAPIIRFTLGFLMMAGCLVFLGCPLRMVLRIGAGDLNAVIGLVGLIIGIGIGSLFVKKGFSLPRNYRQSPIEGFILPIICVFLFALFLWNSDIFNASVKGPGASHAPVWMSIIAGLIIGFIIQRTRFCFIGMAKHVFLSRNYNMAFGVIALTLVVFLGNLYLGKFNLGFENQPIAHSDGLWNFLSMVLVGLCGVLITGCPLRQLANAGQGNSDAAVSVMGMLVGAAFAHNFSYASSPAGVTDNGKLVVVIGLLFAVIVAAIYTYAVNKAKDNGISKNDA
- a CDS encoding DUF5339 domain-containing protein, which gives rise to MKKLILALGLLSISSIAVSADLSKACEDYFKETDSYVELMAKNDATKAQAEAMKAQYAQAKEQFAALPKDVQESTCKQALDSLEQMKKMSAAQ